DNA sequence from the Candidatus Binataceae bacterium genome:
AGGAAGGCGCGCGCACCGCGCATCCGCGCGACCTCGACCAGGCGATTGGCGTTGGAGCTCTGCCTCGAGCCGACGACCAGGATCGCGTCGCTTTGCCCGACCAGTTCCTTGACCGCGTTCTGCCGGTTCTGGGTCGCATAGCAGATGTCGTCGGTTTTGGGCGCGACGATCGCCGGAAAACGGCGCTTGAGCGTCTCCATGATTTCGCGCGTGTCGTCCACGCTGAGCGTGGTCTGCGTTACCGCGGCCACCCGCTCCGGATCGGGAACTTCGACCGCCGCCGCCTCCTGCACGCTGCCGACCAGCAGAACCCGGCCGGGCGCGACGCCGAGCGTTCCCTTGACCTCTTCGTGACCGGCGTGGCCGACCAGGATCACAGTGCGGTTCTCGCGCGCGTAGCGCTCGACCTCGAGATGGACCTTGGTGACCAGCGGGCAGGTGGCGTCGATCACGCGAAGCCTCCGATCGCGCGCGCGATCCCATTCGCTCGGCGCCACGCCGTGAGCGCTGAAGATCACGCGCTGGCCCTTGGGTACTTCGGCCAGGTCTTCGACGAAAATCGCGCCCTCTTCCACCAGCGCTTCGAGCACGAAGCGATTGTGCACGATCTGATGGCGCACGTAGAGCGGACGGCCGTACTTGCGCAGCGCTCCGCGTACGGCCTCGACCGCGCGGTCGACGCCAGCGCAAAAGCCGCGCGGTTCGGCCAGAATTATCTTCTCGACATGATGTTGACTAAACGACATCAGGGCTCCTGATTAACCGATGCTGGCCGATCGGTCAACACACTACTCGGCGAGCCATCGTACTTGCGGCATCCATCGAATCTATATCATTCGCGCATTGCGGCCGAATCGCCGGCGCGTGGCCGTTAATGCGAATGCGCGTGGCCGGGGGCCGGCGGATGAGAGGTCTGGCAGCCGATCCATACTTCGCCGCCTTCGAAGTATTCCTTCTTCCAGATCGGCACGACCTCTTTGAGCCGGTCGATCGCGAAGCGGCAGGCCTCGAAGGCCTCCGCGCGATGCGCCGCCGAGACCGCGATTGCGACCGACGTTTCGCCGATATCGACCGGGCCGATGCGATGGCTTATCGCGATCCGCACGATTTGCCATCGCTCGCCCGCCTCGCGCGCGAGCCGGCGCATCTCGCTGAGCGCCATCGGCTCGTAGGCCTCGTACTCGAGCCGGATCACGTTGCGTCCGGCGTTGTCGGCACGCGTGGTCCCGGCAAAGGTTACGACAGCGCCGGCATGAGGGTCGGCCACGGCGCGCTCCAGCGCGGCGACGTCTATGGGCGCGCGGCCGATCGCGATTGGCCCGACCCATTCAGGATCGCGAACCGGAACGGCGCCGCCGCTCACCGGGGGGATAAACGCGACTTCATCGCCGGGGCGCGGCCGATAGTCGTCGGGCACGTATTCCTGATTGACGGCGAAGCCGACGGAGTCGCGATGACCCTTAAGACCCGGGAATTCCTCGGCGAGGCGCTGCCACATCTGCGCGACGGTTGCGCCATCGGGAAACTCGCGGCTTAGCTCGGCGGCGCCTGCGCGCTCGCGGAGCGTCGCGAACAATTTTATCGTGATCCGGTTCATCGGCGGTTCATTTTACGATCAATTGAGGCCTCAGAGCTTGAGCAGGTGCGCCATGTGGCCGAGTTCGGGGATCAGCAGCTTCTCCATCGCGAGCCGGCAACCTTCGGGC
Encoded proteins:
- the ispH gene encoding 4-hydroxy-3-methylbut-2-enyl diphosphate reductase; its protein translation is MSFSQHHVEKIILAEPRGFCAGVDRAVEAVRGALRKYGRPLYVRHQIVHNRFVLEALVEEGAIFVEDLAEVPKGQRVIFSAHGVAPSEWDRARDRRLRVIDATCPLVTKVHLEVERYARENRTVILVGHAGHEEVKGTLGVAPGRVLLVGSVQEAAAVEVPDPERVAAVTQTTLSVDDTREIMETLKRRFPAIVAPKTDDICYATQNRQNAVKELVGQSDAILVVGSRQSSNANRLVEVARMRGARAFLVDSLADVRDDMLDGVRALGVTASASSPEWLVEQIIDAFASNGASVELLSVAKERVHFPLPMPAD
- the moaD gene encoding molybdopterin converting factor subunit 1, which gives rise to MNRITIKLFATLRERAGAAELSREFPDGATVAQMWQRLAEEFPGLKGHRDSVGFAVNQEYVPDDYRPRPGDEVAFIPPVSGGAVPVRDPEWVGPIAIGRAPIDVAALERAVADPHAGAVVTFAGTTRADNAGRNVIRLEYEAYEPMALSEMRRLAREAGERWQIVRIAISHRIGPVDIGETSVAIAVSAAHRAEAFEACRFAIDRLKEVVPIWKKEYFEGGEVWIGCQTSHPPAPGHAHSH